The sequence below is a genomic window from Salvelinus fontinalis isolate EN_2023a chromosome 19, ASM2944872v1, whole genome shotgun sequence.
taactcgacctacatgtacatattacctcaattacctcgactaaccggtgcccccgcccattgactctgtaccggtacaccctgaaTATaaccttgctattgttattttactgctgctctaatTATTTGTTACTATTATTTTTTACTGATCTATTTTTCACTTAACatttattttttcttaaaactgcattgttggtaagtaagcatttcactgtaaggtccacacctgattggcgcttgtgacaaataacatttgatttgatttgatttggagaaAATGTACCTTTTCTCTCATCTCTAACTATCAGTAAGGCTGAAGGACAGGCTAGCTGGGCACAGCAACATCCAATCCCGTATTACATTACATCATGCTTTCATTAATTATTTGTTTATCCAACCGTTTGTTCGTTTGTGTGctcacgtttgtgtgtgtgtgtgtgtgtgtgtgtgtgtgtgtgtgtgtgtgtgtgtgtgtgtgtgtgtgtgtgtgtgtgtgtgtgtgtgtgtgtgtgtgtgtgtgtgtgtgtgtgtgtgtgtgtgtgtgtgtgtgtgtgtgtgtgtgtgtgtgtgtgtgtgtgtgtgcagagagatCCTGGGGAGGGGAGTTTCTGTCAGTAACTCAGGGATAAATAGAGAGGCAGAGCTCAGAGTTTGTCAGAAGGCGGACCTGACAGGGTCACACACAGGACCAAGCAGGAGAAGGACCTCAGCATTTTTACCTTTTATTACGAATGGAGAAACATGAAGATATTCAATACTGTTTTCAAGACGGAAATTCTTCTTGCAGAAAGGTTTTGCTATCAACATCTAtctacataacactgtacatctTCTTCTCATTGATTTCAGCAGTTACAGTATTTTTGAATGTACTGGTGATTATCTCCATCTCTCACTTCAAGCAGCTCCACACTCCAACCAACCTGCtcatcctctctctggctgtgtcaGATCTCCTGGTGGGACTGATTGTGATACCAGTAATGACTGTAGCAATAATGGAACCATGCTGGGGTTTTGGGGAATATTTTTGTGTGTTTCATGGCTACATTGCTTGTTTATGTACTTCTTTATCTCTGGGCAGTTTGGTCTTGATATCTATTGACCGctatgttgctgtgtgtgatcccTTATTGTACCACTCTAAAATAACAACATCAAGAATGATGTGTTGTATATCCATTACCTGGTGTTGTTGTCTCATATACGATGCTGTTATTGTAAAAAACTTTGTAAATGTACAGATACCCAGTAGGTGTTTGACAGAATGTTTAACTGTAGCAATAACATCAAGTAATATCATTGATATTGTAATTACAATGGTTGTCCCATGCTCTATTATTATAACACTTTATATGAACATCTTTGTGGTGGCCACATCACAGGCCAGAAAGGTATTTTCTAAAGAGGCTGCCAGTGTGTCTGGTGTTAAAACTGTACAGGCAAATAAGTCTGAGAGAAAAGCAGCAAAAACTCTAGCTATTGTTGTTTTCACCTATCTCATTTGTTGGATGCCATCACTATTTCATTTCCTTTTTGTATCTTTTTTAAGTGAAAATGTTTTATCATTTATCATCAGCTTTCTGCCACTTGTTAATTCCCTAATTAATCCAATCATTTATGCTTTCTTTTATCCATGGTTCAAAGTGACAGCTAAACATATTTTAACTCTGAAGTTAAGGCGTTCATAGTTCCTATGTTTTATTCCTACATTTGACTAACATAGGTTTGACATAGTTACGTAATACAATTGTTGTAATTGCTTCTTTCATGTAGCAGTACAGTGACGTGACTTATCTCAGTGTTGTCATCATAGGTACATGTGGTGTTGATACAGAATGTTTTGGCTGGATTGGATTGGAATGACTAGGAGAAGGCATAAGAACGGATaagcttgttttaaaaaatacattGTAGTAATTTAGGGTTGTATATTCCAAATACCAAAGCCTGTGTTTGTCTCCTAAAAGTACATTCCGAGGAGGTTATGAGTCATTCTATATGTTGTTTAACATCACCGTCTAGTGGCTGAATTGGGACACAATGCCTTTAACAAGTGTACTGAAGTTGAATTGTTCAATATTGCGCAATATCAGATCATGTCCAAGTCTATCTCAATGGTGTATTGTGTAAGTAGTTGATGGTAAAATGTGAGAATATGCAATTATGTGTAAGACTTTATAATGTTCAGTAATAAACTATTTGTAAGGAATTTACAGTTTTCTCACCATTTAATAATAATTACTCCCACATGTGTTAAATGTTAGTCAGCTAGGTATTCTCACATGTATAAATAGCTACTATATGCATTAATTATTCAACACAACAGTgcaggagaccacagcagacaCTTGAACCTCAACATACTGGGTATGAAcagtaccactactctcactacatcACTGCTGCCAGGTCAGGGGTCACGCCAGAGCAGCTCTCTCAGAGGCTGTGGAGTCAGAATTAATATAGAgattggtaacactttataataACACTTTGTAATGAAGAATGTATAATGGATTAGTAAATCGTTTATTCATCATTCATGTATCATTGCTCCCACATTTGTTTTAGTAAGCTGGTTATTCACACATTTATAAACAACTTTTTTAGTATGTAAAAATTATTTATATGATCTCTCATCAGATGTTTAATAAATTAACGTATAAACCATTACCTGATCATTAGTAAAGTAGTTTTGCAGTCCCTAATCTAAAGTGAGGACTATTCATACTTTCTTAATACTATATAAATGTTTTGAACAGTGACCAGTGTAATTTATCACAAAAATATGGACATGCTATTGGTAGATATTCCAGCAGGACCAGACGCTCCTTAAGTTCTCACAATGACCTAGAACATATCAATGGTTAAACAATAAGCGCACAACACAGAGGATGTTAAAGGAAATATGTTAAACATTTTATTCCAAAACAGTCACACTGTTGTAGTAGTGTGCTGAAGGAAGTAATGTGTTTGTCTGAAAATGATGGCAGTAACTATCAAAACCAAAGTGTGGATTGCAGTCACTCATtagaaatcaaatcacatttcctTTTGTATGGGTGACAAACAtgtatttatcagatgttattgtgggtgtagcgaaatgcttgtgcatcTAGTTCTgccagtgcagcaatatctaacaagtaacatctaacaaattcacaacaaatacctaatacacacaaatctaagtaaagactGGAATTTAGAATATAtgaatatatggacgagcaatgtcagagatgCATAGACTAAGAGCAGTTCATACACTGTTTACAGGGTAAGGGAACCAATATATAAATGCATAAattaaatgaacattacatttaaaGGGTTACTACCTTTAATACactacaaaatcaaatcaaaatctaatTTTATAGGCCACATAAACATATTTAGCAGACGTTATTGCGTAGTGAAATGCttttgttcctagctccaacattgcagaagtatctaacaattcacaacaatacacacaagtctaaaagtaaaagaatggaattaagaaatatataattattaggacaagcaatgtcTGAGTGGCATTGAcaaaaaatacagtagaatacagtatatacatatgagatgagtaaaatagcatgtaaacattattaaagtgactactgttccattattaaaatgaccagtgattccatgtctatgtacatagggcagcatcctctaaggtgcagggttgagtaactgggtggtagtcggctagtgatggctatttaacaggctGATgtctttgagatagaagctgtttttcagtgtctcggtcacagctttgatgcacctgtacttatctcaccttctggatgacagCAGGGTGAACAGGTCGTGGCTCggaaggttgttgtccttgatgatctttttagccatcctgtgacattgggtactgtaggtgtcctggagggcaggcaggttgcccccggtgatgagttggaccgcaccaccctctggagggccataagtattcagaccctttgctatgagactagaaattgagctaaagcgcatcctgtttccattgatcatccttgaaatgtttctacaacttgattggagtccacctgtggtagatttaattgattggacacaatttgggctcccgagtggtggagcggtctaaggcactgcatgtcagTGCTAGATGTGTCACcgcagacaccctggttcaaatccagctgtatcacaactggtcgttattgggagtcccataggacggcacacaattggcccagtgtcttctgggtttggctggtttaggccgtcatcgtaaataataatttgttcttaactgacttaactagttaaatattattataaagtgttaccaatcTCTATATTCCTTCAGAGTAAACAGTAACTGAGAGAGCTGCTCTGGTGTGACCCCTGACCTGGCAGCAGTgatgtagtgagagtagtggtagtgagagtagtagtaatGTTCATACCCAGTATGTTGAAGTTGAACTGTCTGCTGTTGTCTCCTGCACTGTTGCGCCTAATCATTAATGCATATACTAGTAATTTATACATTTGAGAATACCTACCTGACTAACACTTAACATATTTGGGAGTAATGATTAATACAAGGTGAACAAACTGTAAATTCCTTACAAATGGTTTATTACTGAATGCTATAATAAAGTGTTACCCATAATTGCATATTCTTAAATTTGACCATCAACTTCTTACACAATACACCATTGAGATAGACTTGGATTTTATCTGATATCATGCATATTGTACATTTAAATTTGACTACATTTGTTGAAGGCATTGTGTCCCAAATCAGCCACTAGAGGGTAATGTTAAACATACATAATAACTCATGATGTTCTCAAAATGTACCTTTAGAATACTTAGATTCTATTTATCATTTAATAACATGAAACAACATGTTCTGAGTAAAGTAACATTTTTCATCCGAAAATGCTTTGATTTTGTCTACTAAAACCAAAGCGTGGATTGCAGTCACTTATTTGAGCAGTTCAtggactgcttacagggtaaggaaaccaatatgtaaatACATAACTTACTGAACATTACAGttcacagcttctacccccaagccataagtctgctgaacaattaatcaaatggccaccggactattacattgaaaCCCCAcctcctccatttgttttgtacactgctgctgctcgctgtttattatctatgtatagtcacttcacccctaccgacatgtacaaattacctctaacctgtaccccctcacactgactcggtaccggtatgcCCTGTATatggccttgttattgttatgatattgtgttactttttatagtTATTTTAGttcatttggtaaatattttcttaactcttcttgaactgcactgttggttaaaacctttacttaacacccatcccggatccgggagcatcctcatcagtaaaagctgactagcatagcctagcatagcgccacaagtaaataatagcatataaatatcatgaaatcacaatccaatacagcaaatgaaagataaacatcttgtgaatccagccatcatttccgattttttaaatgttttacagcgaaaacacaatatgtatttctattagctaaccacaatagccaaagactcaaccgcatattttcaccatgtttctaccgcataggtagctatcacaaaaccgaccaaatagagatataattagtcactaaccaagaaacaacttcatcagatgacagtcttataacatgttatacaataactgtatgttttgttcgaaaatgtgcatatttgaggtataaatcatagttttacattgcagctaccatcaaaaatatcaccaaagcagccagaataattacagagagcaacgtgaaatacctaaatactcatcataaaacatttatgaaaaatacatgctgtacagcaaatgaaagataaacatcttgtgaatccagccaatatttctgattttttaagtgttttacagcgaaaacacaatatagcattatattagcttaccacaatagccaaagacacaaccgcatttattcaccgcatagatagcattcgcaaaaaccagcaaaatatataaaattaatcactaaccttcaccaacttcatcagatgacagtcttataacatcaggttatacaatacacttatgttttgttcgaaaatgtgcatatttagagctgcaaaccgtggttatacattgtgaatatgtagcatcgattcaccagaatgtccggagctattttggacactcacctaatctgaccaaagaactcatcataaactttactaaaaaatacttgttgtatggcaaatgaaagatacactggttcttaacttcttgagaatacagggggtgctatttttccattagcataatttgctctacagattaaactgcctcttattcaattatttctcttactatatgcatataaataataccattggaaagaaaacaatctctagtttctaaaaccgtttcaattttgtctctgagtgatacacaagtcatttgacagcactttccctgaccaagaagtagAATGCAAGaagtctatgctcgcttcaacgctctgcctatatatggtcatgaccCCTATGAccagaaacacacttcattcgccttcctctgggtgtcaagaggacgtcagaggagaaattctTTGTTTATCtggtactgacgtgaaataagacctatttctttggcgtgaccgacaacttccggttttctgattCGCACGAGTTGGAGCTGCGATTGTGTACTGTTTTGCTGgcgttatggatgaaaactatctccgtgtcgaattttgtttgatacatgtgaccatatcatcgtaatgtatgttttttcaatatagtttaatcagattatttgaattttttcgggagttttgtggTGTTCCGTTGTCTGATTTTATTTACGtttgagagatccgtgccactcgaCCAGTACCTGTGCTAAATGGAGTGGGAAAGGAACAATTCTGAACGGAACCAACGACtcatcttgacaaaggacactttgatcaacattctgatgaaagatcagccatagtaagacccaatttacgatgttatatcatatctgttgtgcatgtgaactggccgtgggcgcctaGCCGAATCTGCCTGGTatagctatgctaatttagcgctacattttgttttcgttataaaacatttaataaatctgaaatattgtttggattcaccagatgttgggctttcaatatctgtacgctgtgtatttttctgaaatgttttaagatgagtaattcgttatatgacgttggtctctgtaattgttctggctgggtcagcactatttcagattgcagctgcaatgtagaactgtgatttatacctgaaaaatgcacatttaaaaaaaaaaaaactatgctataccataaatatgttatcagactgtcatcttatgaagttgtttcttggttagtggctatatatatttttatttagtcgaattagtgatagctactgacgcaggaaaaaactgttgggaGTAAAAAAATCGTGTCCTTtactaacgtggttagctaatagatttacatattgtgtcttccctgtaaaacattttaaaaatctgaaatggtggctttattcacaagacctgtatctttcatctggtgtcttggacttgtgatttaatgatatttagatgctacaagttacttgtgacgctatgctagctatgctactcagtgggggggggggggggggtggggggtgctacCGGATCAGGGTTGGTGACTCGtgagaagttaatgcaaccgccgtgttagattctaaaaaataactttaccataacaaacagcttgcgttattgcgagacagcgcccgccaaaacggcagagaatagaaataacattttccacagaaatacgaaataacatcataaattgttcttacttttgctgagcttccatcagaatcttgtacaaggagtcctatttccagaataaatcgttgtttggttttagaatgtccttttctcctgtcgaattcgtgccacaatgctagccaatgttgatgacgttcccagtttctctcgacgcaaagaacggaaaactccaaaagtcccaataaacgttgaataatctgataaaactcggttgaaaaaacatactttacgacgttattatcacatgtatcaaataaaatcagagccggagatattagccgtgtataccgaacgcttatcagaagacaatatggGGGTGCTtcgcgcgcctaggtagagaaaggaaattcctgacctgccactccaaaagctcttgttcgacctcagatcaagctagacaccccattccaccttccactgcctgttgacgtCTACTGGAAGGCGTATGaggtgcatgcatatcgataaatattaggcaattgaataggtaggtcctgaaacagagcctcgttttcagatttttcacttcctgtctggaagtttgctgcaaaatgagttctgttttactcacagatttaatttaaacagttttagaaacttgagagtgttttctatgcaatagtaataataatatgcatattgtatgatctagaatagagtacgaggccatttaaattgggctcgattttttccaaagtgaaaatagcgcccccctattgacaataagttttaagggcttgtaagtaagcatttcacagtaaggtctacacttgttgtattcagcatttcacagtaaggtctccacttgttgtattcagcatttcacagtaaggtctacacttcttgtatttggcacgtgacaaataaagtttgatttgacttgatCAATAAGTCCATCGacaacgtcatccccacagtgaccacacgtacatatcccaaccaggagccatggattacagggaacatccgcactgagctaaagcctagagcTACCTCTTTCAAGCTACCTCTTACACTAATCCGGACGAttgtaagaaatcccgctatatcctcagacgaaccatcaaacaggcaaatcgtcaatacagtactaagattgaatcctactacatcgGCTCTGACACTGTTTGAATGTGTCagagcttgaaaactattacagactgcaaagggaaaccagccacgagctgcccagtgacgcgagcctatcagacgagctaaatgcattttaggctcgcttcgaggcaagcaacactaaagCATGCTTGAGAGTACCAGCCGATCCacacgactgtgtgatcacgctctcggtctttaaacaggtcaacattcacaaagccgcggtgCCAGATGGacaaccaggacgtgtactcaaagcatgctcGGACCCAACTGGCaagagtcttcactgacattttcaacctctccctgattgagtctgtaatacctacatgtttcactCAGAGCAGCCTAGTACCTGGGCCCAAGGAAGCTAAGGTAACTTGCCTATATGATTACCGACCCGTAGcgctcacgtcggtagccatgaagtgttttgaaaggctggtcatggctcacatcaacaccatcatcctggaaaccctagacccactccatttcgcataccgccccaacagataaaCAAATAATGCAATcacaatcacactccacactgccctttcccaccttgaCAAAATGTTGAACCCCACTACGACTACTCTCACTACATCACTATTAGTGCTGCCAGGTCAGGGGTCATGCGTCAagacagggctaagattgaatcgtaccaCACCAGTttcgacgctcgtcttatgtggcagggcttgcaaactattacacactacaaagggaagcacagccgcgagctgcccaatgacacgagcctaccatacAAGCTAAATCACATTTAtattcgcttcgaggcaagcaacactgaggcatgcatgagagcatcagctgttccggatgactgtgtgatcacgctctccgtagccaacgtgagtaagacctttaaacaggtcaacattcacacgACTGCGGGGCTgatcaactggcaggtgtcttcatggacat
It includes:
- the LOC129816726 gene encoding trace amine-associated receptor 13c-like translates to MEKHEDIQYCFQDGNSSCRKVLLSTSIYITLYIFFSLISAVTVFLNVLVIISISHFKQLHTPTNLLILSLAVSDLLVGLIVIPVMTVAIMEPCWGFGEYFCVFHGYIACLCTSLSLGSLVLISIDRYVAVCDPLLYHSKITTSRMMCCISITWCCCLIYDAVIVKNFVNVQIPSRCLTECLTVAITSSNIIDIVITMVVPCSIIITLYMNIFVVATSQARKVFSKEAASVSGVKTVQANKSERKAAKTLAIVVFTYLICWMPSLFHFLFVSFLSENVLSFIISFLPLVNSLINPIIYAFFYPWFKVTAKHILTLKLRRS